In Deinococcus misasensis DSM 22328, a single window of DNA contains:
- a CDS encoding carbohydrate ABC transporter permease, with the protein MLRLRQNLVPYGFLLPYLLIFLLFWAYPLVRSLFDSFDDSRILGFSFSTTNWTRLLSDPFFMTALKNTLLIMVIQVPIMLMMSLTLAIALNSQMLKLKGFYRFAFFAPLVVGTTAYSAIFRLIFNTQYGAVNQGLNSIGLPSVDWLNQATPAMIVIMLAMTWRWMGYNAIIMLAGLQSIGNEVYEAAAIDGANKWTTFWKITLPLMRPSILFTLVLSVFGTLQLYTEPALITAGGPGNATMTIGTYLYQQGFRSFNFGYASAIAYGVAILGAVVSWIQLKLLGSDNT; encoded by the coding sequence ATGTTGAGACTCAGGCAGAACCTTGTACCTTACGGCTTTTTGTTGCCGTACCTGCTGATTTTTTTGCTGTTCTGGGCCTACCCGCTGGTCCGCAGTCTGTTCGACTCTTTTGATGACTCCCGCATCTTGGGATTTTCTTTCAGTACCACAAACTGGACGCGACTTTTGAGCGATCCCTTCTTCATGACCGCCCTGAAAAACACCCTGCTGATCATGGTGATTCAGGTGCCCATCATGCTGATGATGTCCCTCACTCTGGCGATTGCCCTCAATTCCCAGATGTTGAAACTCAAGGGATTTTACCGCTTTGCGTTTTTCGCCCCTCTGGTGGTCGGCACCACCGCTTACTCCGCGATCTTCCGTCTGATTTTCAACACCCAGTACGGCGCGGTGAATCAAGGTCTCAACTCTATTGGCTTGCCCTCTGTGGACTGGCTCAATCAGGCCACCCCCGCCATGATCGTGATCATGCTGGCCATGACCTGGCGCTGGATGGGTTACAACGCCATCATCATGCTGGCCGGTCTGCAATCGATTGGCAATGAAGTGTATGAAGCAGCAGCCATTGACGGTGCCAACAAATGGACCACCTTCTGGAAAATCACCCTGCCCTTGATGCGCCCGAGCATCTTGTTCACTCTGGTTTTGTCGGTGTTCGGAACCCTGCAACTGTACACCGAGCCCGCCCTGATCACCGCTGGCGGACCCGGCAACGCCACCATGACCATCGGAACCTACCTGTACCAGCAGGGCTTCAGAAGCTTCAACTTCGGTTACGCCAGTGCAATTGCTTACGGAGTGGCCATTCTGGGTGCTGTCGTGAGCTGGATCCAACTCAAACTGCTGGGAAGTGATAACACATGA
- a CDS encoding ABC transporter substrate-binding protein, with protein MKKTVLFSMALVAGSALAAPKGEITVWSWDVAAKALEATIPSFNKKYPDVKVKVVDLGNQNVYDRGLAGCAAGGADLPDVYSVENGEAEVFWARFPNCFVDLTTLGASKYINAFPAFKWTELSVGNKRYAMPWDSGPVVMFYRRDLYKQAGVSAASIKTWDDFIKAGQKVNAKFGGKVKMGVVANGQDDEWFRMLANQNGCFYFDNDAESVTINKAGCVDALNTIKKLYDAKVVQTGDWGGQITAFKKGDIATSMFGAWYEGTIRSNAPELSGKWGVFPMPAAKKGGVRAANLGGSALALPASSKNKEAAYAFIEHALATNEGQVAMLKQYGLVPSLLASAKDPYVNQGQKYWGNQKVWKTILDTLGDVPAARGTQFFQEARQVMVVTQADFISGKYKTAKEALDAAAKQISSITGLPIAK; from the coding sequence ATGAAAAAAACCGTTCTGTTCAGTATGGCCCTCGTTGCTGGTAGCGCCCTTGCCGCCCCCAAAGGTGAAATCACCGTGTGGAGCTGGGACGTGGCCGCCAAAGCCCTCGAAGCCACCATCCCCAGCTTCAACAAGAAGTACCCCGACGTGAAAGTCAAAGTGGTGGACCTGGGCAACCAGAACGTGTATGACCGCGGTCTCGCAGGGTGCGCCGCAGGTGGAGCCGACCTCCCCGACGTCTACAGCGTGGAAAACGGCGAAGCCGAAGTGTTCTGGGCCCGCTTCCCCAACTGCTTTGTTGACCTCACCACTCTGGGAGCCAGCAAGTACATCAACGCTTTCCCTGCCTTCAAATGGACTGAACTGTCGGTGGGCAACAAGCGTTACGCCATGCCCTGGGATTCCGGCCCTGTGGTGATGTTCTACCGCCGTGACCTCTACAAGCAAGCTGGAGTCAGTGCAGCCAGCATCAAGACCTGGGATGACTTCATCAAAGCCGGACAGAAAGTGAACGCCAAATTCGGTGGCAAAGTCAAAATGGGTGTGGTTGCCAACGGTCAGGACGACGAGTGGTTCCGCATGCTGGCCAATCAGAACGGCTGCTTCTACTTCGACAACGATGCTGAAAGCGTCACCATCAACAAAGCTGGTTGCGTGGACGCCCTCAACACCATCAAGAAACTCTACGACGCCAAAGTGGTGCAAACCGGCGACTGGGGCGGACAGATCACTGCATTCAAGAAAGGCGACATTGCCACCTCGATGTTCGGCGCATGGTACGAAGGCACCATCCGCAGCAACGCTCCAGAGCTGAGTGGCAAGTGGGGTGTGTTCCCCATGCCCGCAGCCAAGAAGGGCGGCGTGCGCGCAGCCAACCTCGGGGGTTCCGCTCTGGCCCTGCCTGCCAGCAGCAAGAACAAAGAAGCCGCCTACGCTTTCATTGAGCACGCTCTGGCCACCAACGAAGGTCAAGTCGCCATGCTCAAGCAGTACGGTCTGGTTCCCTCCCTGCTGGCCTCTGCCAAAGATCCCTACGTGAATCAGGGCCAGAAGTACTGGGGCAACCAGAAAGTCTGGAAGACCATTCTCGACACCCTCGGTGATGTTCCTGCTGCCCGTGGCACCCAGTTCTTCCAGGAAGCCCGTCAGGTGATGGTGGTCACCCAGGCCGACTTCATCTCTGGCAAGTACAAAACCGCCAAGGAAGCCCTGGACGCTGCTGCCAAGCAGATCAGCAGCATCACCGGACTCCCCATCGCCAAGTAA
- a CDS encoding type II secretion system protein, producing MRKQQSLAGFTLIELLIVIAIIGILAAVLIPNLLGARKHAYNTISQNCANSLAKAAAIYKIDNPQSTSFPAASFFTGDPTSYGTQNCLDPNLTITGDSAAQYDYTIVHANGSKVFNITENGIISTPKP from the coding sequence ATGCGTAAACAGCAAAGCCTCGCCGGTTTTACGCTGATTGAACTGCTGATCGTGATTGCCATCATTGGCATTCTGGCTGCCGTTCTGATTCCCAACCTCCTCGGTGCACGCAAACACGCATACAACACCATTTCGCAAAATTGCGCCAATTCTCTGGCCAAAGCCGCTGCCATCTACAAGATTGACAACCCTCAATCCACCAGCTTTCCAGCAGCTTCTTTTTTCACAGGCGATCCCACCTCTTATGGAACCCAAAATTGTTTGGATCCCAATCTGACCATCACTGGAGACAGTGCAGCACAGTACGATTACACCATCGTCCATGCCAATGGCAGCAAGGTATTCAACATCACCGAGAATGGAATCATCAGCACACCCAAGCCCTGA
- a CDS encoding type II secretion system protein yields MRKGQANAGFTLIELLIVIAIIGILAAVLIPNLLGARKRAYDAAAQTCAGALAKAAAIYKIDNPTSTTFPAYTELEGDAAKSEKYGTNSCVDANITVGGASAANYSYTVTHANGSKVYTVTESGITSVDK; encoded by the coding sequence ATGCGTAAAGGTCAAGCAAACGCCGGTTTCACCCTCATCGAGCTGCTCATCGTGATCGCCATCATCGGCATTCTGGCCGCCGTGCTGATCCCCAACCTGTTGGGTGCCCGCAAACGCGCCTACGACGCAGCCGCACAAACCTGCGCTGGCGCTCTGGCAAAAGCCGCTGCCATCTACAAGATCGACAACCCCACCTCTACCACCTTCCCTGCTTATACCGAACTTGAAGGTGATGCTGCCAAGTCCGAGAAATATGGCACCAACAGCTGTGTTGATGCCAACATCACTGTTGGTGGCGCCAGCGCTGCCAACTACAGCTACACTGTGACCCACGCAAACGGAAGCAAAGTTTACACCGTGACCGAGAGCGGCATCACCAGCGTTGACAAATAA
- a CDS encoding DeoR/GlpR family DNA-binding transcription regulator: MATRDDIILSRIEQSGKVTVEELADLLGVSTVTIRSDLTRLSESGLIHRTRGGATKPILQKVERPLEETRKILEAEKQRIAKKAASMVQDGDTIFIDVGSTCTALARALPNTLQHVTIVTNGLNIALELEARQSFTIVVTGGTVRKLQHSLVQPYGMEIIRNFRFDKAFIGCNGVSAAFGISNKNLPEAEVKRGVCQNAREVYVLADHEKIRVESTALIAPLSSVTALITDHRVKRNDLQDLELAGLRVIVV; the protein is encoded by the coding sequence ATGGCCACACGAGATGACATCATCCTGTCACGCATCGAACAATCCGGAAAAGTGACTGTGGAAGAGCTGGCAGACCTGTTGGGGGTGTCCACCGTGACCATCCGCAGTGACCTCACCCGCCTCAGCGAATCCGGACTGATCCACCGCACCCGTGGGGGGGCCACCAAGCCCATCCTGCAAAAAGTCGAACGTCCACTCGAAGAAACCCGCAAAATTCTGGAGGCAGAGAAACAACGCATCGCCAAAAAAGCTGCCTCAATGGTGCAAGACGGAGACACCATCTTCATCGATGTGGGATCCACCTGCACTGCACTTGCCCGGGCCCTGCCCAACACCCTGCAGCACGTCACCATCGTCACCAACGGCCTCAACATCGCTCTGGAACTCGAAGCCCGCCAATCCTTCACCATCGTGGTGACCGGAGGCACCGTCCGCAAGTTGCAACACTCTCTGGTTCAACCTTACGGAATGGAGATCATCCGCAACTTTCGCTTCGACAAAGCTTTCATTGGTTGCAATGGGGTCAGCGCAGCTTTCGGAATCAGCAACAAAAACCTGCCTGAAGCCGAAGTCAAACGCGGCGTGTGCCAGAACGCCAGAGAAGTGTACGTGCTTGCCGACCACGAAAAAATCCGGGTCGAATCCACCGCCCTGATTGCTCCCCTGTCCAGTGTGACAGCCCTCATCACCGACCACCGGGTCAAACGCAACGACCTGCAAGATCTGGAATTGGCTGGTTTGCGTGTGATTGTGGTCTAG
- a CDS encoding beta-galactosidase — protein MNHLALGVCDYPEHVPADRWEVYAKQQKELGLTYVRIAEFAWSLMEPHEGQYQWDWLDDAVNILHKEGLKVVLCTPTATPPAWLIRKHPEILAHDPQGRVRAFGSRRHYDFASQVYREHSRRITRAIAERYGQHPGVVGWQTDNEFGCHDTTRSYGPASTKAFPVWLEKRYGTLAKLNEAWGNVFWSQEYTAWDQIEPPNLTVTEPNPSHVLDYARFASDMVKEFQEEQVEILRELSPGRFITHNFMIFFPEFDHYQVSECLDFVSWDAYPTGMLEFFAFWESEETKLKYARTGHPDLISFNHDLYRGLKAYSTGKQTGFWVMEQQCGQVNWSTYNPLPADGAVQLWTAQAWAHGADTVSYFRWRAATMAQEVMHSGLLRHDETFDRGYHEVKSLQTEQFPIGDVPAKVALLHDYRSLWIFDQQKHNADLSYWRQVMLYYSTLRSLGVDIDVIHPESDLSGYQVIVAPALTLMTERAAENLQQASNHAHLIFGPRTAYRTESGRTPEDGQFGLLSDLVGGKLKNFDSMRPGLKETVSGYDVTIWSESYRPLDAEVLHVLESGPMAGECAVMRKNNVLTIGVHSSGLIHDLIRDILMETGVPVLDVPEGVRVSRRAGKMLVQNFNPYGVDFLGTRLAAVSFELME, from the coding sequence GTGAACCACCTGGCGCTCGGGGTATGTGACTACCCCGAGCACGTCCCTGCCGACCGCTGGGAGGTTTACGCCAAGCAACAAAAAGAACTGGGCCTCACGTATGTTCGGATTGCCGAATTTGCATGGAGCCTGATGGAGCCCCACGAAGGCCAGTACCAGTGGGATTGGCTGGACGATGCAGTCAACATCCTGCACAAAGAAGGTCTGAAGGTGGTGCTGTGTACACCCACAGCGACCCCTCCGGCCTGGCTCATTCGCAAGCATCCAGAGATTCTGGCCCATGACCCTCAGGGGCGGGTGCGGGCTTTTGGATCTCGCAGGCATTATGACTTTGCTTCACAGGTGTACCGTGAGCATTCCCGGCGCATCACCAGAGCCATTGCTGAGCGTTACGGCCAGCATCCCGGCGTGGTGGGCTGGCAAACCGACAATGAATTCGGTTGCCATGACACCACCCGCAGTTATGGTCCTGCCAGCACCAAGGCTTTCCCGGTCTGGCTGGAAAAGCGTTACGGTACTCTGGCCAAATTGAACGAAGCTTGGGGCAATGTGTTCTGGAGTCAGGAGTACACTGCATGGGATCAAATTGAACCCCCAAACCTGACCGTCACTGAGCCCAACCCCAGCCATGTGCTGGATTACGCCCGTTTTGCTTCTGATATGGTCAAAGAATTTCAGGAAGAACAGGTGGAGATCCTGCGTGAACTTTCACCGGGTCGTTTCATCACCCACAACTTCATGATTTTCTTCCCGGAGTTTGACCATTATCAGGTCTCTGAATGCCTTGATTTTGTCAGCTGGGACGCTTACCCAACGGGCATGCTGGAATTCTTTGCCTTCTGGGAAAGCGAAGAGACCAAACTGAAGTATGCACGCACAGGTCACCCGGATTTGATCAGCTTCAACCATGACCTTTACAGGGGCCTGAAAGCATACTCCACAGGCAAGCAAACCGGCTTCTGGGTGATGGAGCAGCAGTGCGGGCAGGTGAACTGGTCCACATACAATCCCCTGCCTGCCGATGGAGCTGTCCAGCTCTGGACGGCGCAGGCGTGGGCACACGGTGCAGACACGGTTTCTTACTTCCGCTGGAGGGCTGCCACCATGGCTCAGGAAGTGATGCACTCAGGCTTGTTGCGTCACGATGAGACTTTTGACCGTGGATACCATGAAGTCAAAAGCCTGCAAACCGAACAATTCCCCATTGGGGATGTGCCAGCAAAAGTGGCCTTGCTGCACGATTACCGTTCGCTCTGGATTTTTGACCAGCAAAAACACAACGCAGACCTCAGTTACTGGCGTCAGGTGATGCTGTATTACTCCACCCTGCGCAGTCTGGGTGTGGACATCGATGTGATTCACCCCGAGTCTGACCTCTCTGGATATCAGGTGATTGTGGCCCCGGCCCTGACCCTCATGACTGAGAGGGCTGCAGAAAACCTGCAGCAAGCCAGCAACCATGCCCACCTGATTTTTGGCCCGAGAACCGCCTACCGGACCGAATCTGGGCGCACCCCTGAAGACGGACAGTTTGGACTGCTTTCTGATCTGGTGGGAGGCAAACTCAAAAACTTTGACTCCATGCGTCCGGGCTTGAAAGAAACAGTCTCTGGTTACGACGTGACGATCTGGTCTGAAAGTTACCGCCCTTTGGATGCCGAAGTTCTGCACGTCTTGGAGAGTGGCCCCATGGCAGGGGAATGCGCGGTGATGCGCAAGAACAACGTGCTGACCATTGGGGTGCATAGCTCTGGCCTGATTCACGACTTGATCCGTGACATTTTGATGGAAACGGGTGTTCCTGTCCTTGATGTTCCAGAGGGTGTGCGCGTTTCCAGAAGGGCAGGGAAGATGCTGGTTCAGAACTTCAACCCTTATGGCGTGGATTTCCTAGGGACCAGGTTGGCTGCAGTCAGTTTTGAATTGATGGAATGA
- a CDS encoding carbohydrate ABC transporter permease, with protein MTTPIRSTTVRKETSIYKVTATIQSVALHLTLTLLALLFLAPLYLMMVYATLPDNGIYSGAVWFGSEAAKNFQNLQADTNFIRALTNSLMIAVIYTTVSLFLTSMAGFAFTKYDFAGKNFWFGIILATLAIPAFVTIIPQYILMASNFKLTNTYWAVVLPGLANTVGIFYMRQSFMSVHNDLLNAARIDGASEWRVYWQIALPVVRPALAALAILLFLTSWNDYLWPLLVLNNKDAYTIPVALGTLVGLNRVSWGGIMMGTAISTVPFLILFMVAQRHLIAGIAGGSVKG; from the coding sequence ATGACCACACCCATTCGTTCCACCACCGTTCGCAAAGAGACCTCTATATATAAGGTCACGGCCACCATCCAGTCTGTTGCCCTTCACCTGACCCTGACCCTTCTGGCCCTGCTGTTCCTGGCTCCCCTCTACCTGATGATGGTTTATGCAACACTGCCAGACAACGGCATTTACTCTGGAGCCGTGTGGTTCGGCTCTGAAGCCGCCAAAAACTTCCAGAACCTGCAAGCCGACACCAACTTCATCCGTGCCCTCACCAACTCCCTGATGATTGCGGTGATTTACACCACGGTCAGCCTGTTCCTGACCAGCATGGCTGGATTTGCATTCACCAAATACGACTTTGCAGGCAAGAACTTCTGGTTCGGGATCATTCTGGCAACACTCGCCATTCCTGCTTTCGTGACCATCATTCCTCAGTACATCCTGATGGCCAGCAACTTCAAGCTCACCAACACCTACTGGGCCGTGGTGTTGCCCGGTCTGGCCAACACAGTGGGCATCTTCTACATGCGCCAATCTTTCATGAGCGTCCACAATGACCTCCTCAATGCAGCACGCATTGATGGAGCCAGCGAATGGCGGGTGTACTGGCAGATCGCCCTGCCTGTGGTGCGTCCGGCTCTGGCAGCTCTGGCGATTCTGCTGTTCCTGACCAGCTGGAACGATTACCTGTGGCCCCTCCTCGTGCTGAACAACAAGGACGCTTACACCATTCCCGTGGCTCTGGGGACTCTGGTGGGTCTGAACCGCGTCTCCTGGGGCGGAATCATGATGGGAACTGCGATTTCCACCGTGCCTTTCCTGATCCTGTTCATGGTGGCCCAGAGACACCTGATTGCTGGCATCGCAGGGGGATCTGTCAAAGGATGA
- a CDS encoding (Fe-S)-binding protein yields the protein MLPILHQVLFAIFGILAVAYSLRGFKQVYANIRAGRNAVELRFNEPIKRLIYSLATTLTQSRVFRKRPLVSFFHSLIMYGFTFYLLVNLIDGLEGYFHIEIKSSTVIGATYNFLADLLSLGVLLGVIALALRRFSPRGKKVFSWNDRTLLHPKVLDRYISRDSIIVSSFILFHVGSRILGQGFKLIYFSEGGNYRDAYQPLASNVAGMLTGFGVTPETAITGFALCYWGALGSILLFLSYFPYSKHIHLFMAPVKYTVKRFENSGTLPLQQVDLEAEELKIGAKHMNDLEWPRLIDAYACIQCNRCQDVCPGTQTGKALSPAAMEINKRMAFNSGDENVILLDMVISPEAVWACTTCGACMEVCPVQNEQMLDIIDIRRNQVMVEGDFPQELNMAFRGMERAGNPWGISQDKRMDWAQGLHVPTIDQNPNPDVLYWVGCAAAYDPGAQKVARSFVQLLERARVNFAVLGKKETCTGDSARRAGNELLFQQLADKNIGNLNAANAKLIVATCPHCMNTLRNEYPQFGGNYQVMHHTEYLELLLNDHRLEPIDKGGEVTFHDPCYLGRHNGVYDAPRDVLKSMGTTVLELERTREKSFCCGAGGAQFWKEEEEGETRISEARFQEIQRRLDGAKEGKTVAVGCPFCKSMLNSTPGKAETTIEVKDVAELLLERVGGATSPAEIPAEPQPSVETTQTTPQANVVEARVEPAPEVKPQTAAQETASASETAQESAPRKKWGSKTTPPTEPSETPETPATAPELPAQDSSPRKKWGAKNTETPVTEPPAQTALPEASEPQSAETAPARKKWGAKSTEASSEAAAIPAVEETLSDSTEPAPARKKWGTKSADPVQPAPETAPEATPTSEEAPRKKWGGNKSTPVESAPELAESPALKEEPTGPVATPPARKKWGGKSQEKPVETQAAEPSTEKPEEAPQAVEPSASSPSNADAPETPSTEGRKKWQPKKPQG from the coding sequence GTGCTCCCAATCCTGCACCAGGTGCTGTTCGCCATCTTCGGAATCCTGGCCGTGGCCTACAGTTTGCGAGGCTTCAAACAGGTGTACGCCAACATTCGAGCGGGTCGAAATGCTGTCGAATTGCGGTTCAATGAACCCATCAAACGGCTGATTTACTCCCTTGCCACCACCCTGACCCAATCCAGGGTGTTCCGCAAACGTCCTCTGGTCAGTTTCTTCCACAGCCTGATCATGTACGGTTTCACCTTTTACCTGCTGGTGAACCTGATTGACGGTCTGGAAGGATACTTCCACATTGAAATCAAATCCAGCACAGTGATCGGCGCCACTTACAACTTTCTGGCAGATTTGCTCAGCCTTGGGGTGTTGCTGGGCGTGATTGCTCTGGCTTTGCGCCGTTTCTCGCCCAGAGGCAAAAAGGTCTTCTCCTGGAATGACCGGACCCTCCTGCATCCCAAAGTGCTGGACCGCTACATCTCCAGAGACAGCATCATCGTGAGCAGTTTCATTCTGTTTCACGTGGGCTCCAGAATCCTCGGGCAGGGCTTCAAACTGATTTACTTCAGTGAAGGAGGCAATTACCGGGATGCCTACCAGCCTCTGGCCTCCAATGTGGCTGGAATGCTGACTGGTTTTGGGGTGACCCCAGAGACCGCCATCACCGGATTCGCACTGTGTTACTGGGGGGCTCTGGGCAGCATCCTGCTTTTCCTGAGTTACTTCCCTTACTCGAAGCACATCCACCTTTTCATGGCTCCGGTCAAATACACGGTCAAACGCTTTGAGAACTCGGGCACTTTGCCTTTGCAGCAGGTGGATCTGGAAGCCGAAGAACTCAAGATTGGTGCCAAGCACATGAACGATCTGGAGTGGCCCCGACTGATCGATGCGTACGCCTGCATTCAGTGCAACCGTTGTCAGGATGTGTGCCCCGGAACCCAGACCGGCAAGGCCCTGAGCCCTGCTGCCATGGAAATCAACAAACGGATGGCGTTCAACTCTGGTGATGAGAATGTGATCCTGCTGGACATGGTGATCTCTCCAGAGGCCGTGTGGGCCTGCACCACCTGTGGAGCCTGCATGGAGGTGTGCCCGGTTCAGAACGAGCAGATGCTGGACATCATTGACATTCGCCGCAATCAGGTGATGGTGGAGGGGGATTTCCCTCAGGAACTCAACATGGCTTTCCGTGGCATGGAGCGTGCCGGAAACCCGTGGGGGATTTCTCAGGACAAACGCATGGATTGGGCTCAGGGGCTGCATGTTCCCACCATCGACCAGAATCCCAACCCGGATGTGCTGTATTGGGTGGGATGTGCTGCTGCATATGATCCCGGTGCCCAGAAAGTGGCCCGCAGCTTTGTGCAACTGCTTGAACGGGCCAGAGTCAACTTCGCAGTGCTGGGCAAAAAAGAAACCTGCACCGGAGACAGTGCTCGCCGTGCAGGCAACGAACTCCTGTTTCAACAACTGGCAGACAAGAACATCGGCAACCTCAATGCTGCAAATGCCAAATTGATTGTGGCCACCTGCCCCCACTGCATGAACACCCTCAGAAATGAGTATCCGCAGTTTGGTGGAAACTATCAGGTGATGCACCACACGGAATACTTGGAGTTGCTGCTGAATGACCACCGATTGGAGCCCATCGACAAAGGTGGCGAGGTGACCTTCCACGATCCCTGTTATCTGGGCCGTCACAACGGGGTCTACGATGCCCCCAGAGATGTCCTGAAAAGCATGGGCACCACAGTGTTGGAGCTTGAACGCACCCGAGAAAAGAGTTTCTGCTGTGGTGCAGGTGGAGCCCAGTTCTGGAAAGAGGAAGAAGAAGGGGAGACCCGCATCTCCGAAGCCCGTTTTCAGGAAATCCAGCGCCGTCTGGATGGTGCCAAAGAAGGCAAGACTGTGGCTGTCGGATGCCCTTTCTGCAAAAGCATGCTGAATTCCACCCCCGGCAAAGCTGAAACCACCATCGAAGTCAAAGATGTGGCAGAACTGTTGCTGGAACGTGTGGGAGGCGCAACATCACCTGCTGAAATTCCTGCTGAACCGCAACCTTCTGTAGAAACCACACAAACCACCCCACAAGCCAATGTGGTAGAGGCCCGAGTGGAACCTGCTCCAGAGGTAAAACCCCAGACTGCAGCACAGGAGACAGCATCTGCGTCTGAAACTGCACAGGAAAGCGCGCCACGCAAGAAGTGGGGCAGCAAAACCACCCCCCCCACAGAGCCCTCAGAAACACCTGAGACTCCTGCAACTGCACCAGAACTGCCAGCTCAGGATTCCAGCCCTCGCAAGAAGTGGGGAGCCAAAAATACAGAAACTCCTGTTACAGAACCTCCTGCACAGACTGCCTTGCCAGAGGCATCCGAACCTCAGAGCGCTGAAACTGCTCCTGCCCGCAAAAAATGGGGAGCCAAAAGCACAGAAGCATCAAGTGAGGCCGCTGCCATTCCTGCAGTCGAGGAGACCCTTTCGGACAGCACAGAGCCAGCGCCTGCACGCAAGAAGTGGGGCACAAAATCGGCTGATCCTGTGCAGCCCGCTCCAGAAACTGCACCTGAAGCGACACCCACTTCAGAGGAGGCACCTCGCAAGAAGTGGGGAGGAAACAAATCCACTCCAGTGGAAAGTGCTCCAGAGCTTGCGGAATCTCCTGCCCTGAAAGAAGAACCAACAGGTCCTGTTGCGACGCCCCCTGCACGCAAGAAGTGGGGTGGCAAATCCCAAGAAAAACCTGTTGAAACTCAAGCAGCGGAGCCATCAACAGAGAAACCAGAGGAAGCCCCTCAAGCGGTT